From one Vicinamibacteria bacterium genomic stretch:
- a CDS encoding class I SAM-dependent methyltransferase, with translation MSDRKRWERRHGDFDAPAEPSPFLRKVLPMLRRGRALDVACGSGANARLLAENDFAVDALDWSVAALSKLSHPAVRRLACDVTRFPLPPHRYDAVVCVRFLDRSLWPAMVKALRPGGALVLETFTRRYLERRPDFRGAFCLEEGELVRAFASSLRIALYEELPSSTTACLLGFR, from the coding sequence ATGTCGGACCGCAAGCGCTGGGAACGAAGGCACGGGGACTTCGATGCCCCCGCCGAGCCATCACCCTTCCTGCGGAAAGTGCTCCCCATGCTTCGCCGCGGCCGAGCCCTGGACGTGGCCTGCGGGTCGGGAGCCAATGCTCGGCTTCTCGCGGAGAATGACTTCGCCGTGGACGCCCTCGATTGGAGTGTCGCGGCACTATCTAAGCTGAGCCACCCGGCCGTCCGGAGGCTCGCGTGCGACGTCACCCGCTTTCCCTTGCCCCCTCACCGTTACGACGCCGTCGTCTGCGTCCGCTTTCTCGATCGATCTCTGTGGCCGGCCATGGTGAAGGCTCTGCGACCGGGTGGGGCCCTGGTCCTCGAGACGTTCACCCGGCGTTATCTCGAGCGACGGCCGGACTTCCGGGGTGCCTTCTGCCTCGAGGAGGGCGAGCTCGTCCGAGCATTCGCCTCGAGTCTGCGAATCGCGCTTTACGAGGAGCTCCCGTCGTCAACAACGGCGTGCCTTCTGGGATTCCGATGA